The Penaeus chinensis breed Huanghai No. 1 chromosome 29, ASM1920278v2, whole genome shotgun sequence genome window below encodes:
- the LOC125040555 gene encoding protein tamozhennic-like, with translation MTMYHMAMPPHMGGPHPPTVHSPLFPSPILPPPMAHNYAMHTFPQTHIIHPPHSAQQPHTAHSTSAAAVAAANISVPIGSGNSAMLTHPSPMLSQPSPIYPSQTSVYVNPYLNPPLPHSHTHSHPPHQHPSSMGYGMPTPMQGGPPPPGMLPPQQPSNQAVSSALSTAPVMSVDEELMEEMNTLHLGYIETEDSPHKLEQREKLERVIMEYLAITPHSHKFMFHQISDVLERSINSINDFSAYNAACAFDALAQYAANLIAQPWRKEFRELKLYSGFWVHQVARHLAGAETVLALMGYVPHSSTSTGSSEGADPACLVLEGVLDPDLISRLSLDCLIAYCECQVLKKISEGVREFGLTWRQILQFRQLHVGGVDVTVRHLLFTLRQRLQPQIQSESSHRQTPSSTGPPLPIRQGSAGTTSSTPASLAATQQPPSSVHTTQEKSTGDQRISLEQARSAQVGMGASSNSTVGDQRGGYHHHHHHFHHLHHHPTNQAPQHSVSTAVSSHNSVSASQSPGPQPAPPLSCSRSADTPDTAKSISSLGLGAPAGQVPTAKLIDLDSTHEALPSPRASQLLPKVLPHKRSSKSTVAGSRILPPLENSEPCPPAPPPPEVFQPGTLDEHLEATLSIVKDPNRNSASLTTPNDQGASSWENWDFVFRGLEKRGYNKDIGDRGDILHQMTRQNLYSETAQGKNNNLNNKKDITKNKPLSINQALQAMALNETRERVERPSSSSKSSHSLSHSGGPDVFPNLTKRNSLYDNISAGFETAPQDSDDCEERKPVLKKTNNIMRTENKLDLSNKNNISTSSSPRSMSMSSKGSHSRQELPSETSRSTTTALTLQQASITTSTPQSREALPSKESFVLAPWACSACTFLNDRDRNVCDMCGKSRMPGPEVKPLVSGGRQCPQCTFINERDAQDCSVCGEHLEGSSTYI, from the exons ATGACGATGTACCACATGGCCATGCCTCCCCACATGGGGGGTCCCCATCCCCCTACTGTACACTCCCCTTTGTTCCCCTCCCCAATCCTACCCCCTCCAATGGCACACAATTATGCTATGCACACTTTCCCACAAACCCACATAATTCACCCACCCCATTCAGCACAGCAGCCTCATACAGCACACTCAACTTCAGCAGCAGCTGTTGCTGCTGCCAACATATCGGTCCCAATAGGCTCGGGCAATTCTGCTATGCTGACCCATCCTTCTCCCATGCTCTCGCAGCCCTCTCCTATATACCCTTCCCAGACTTCTGTGTATGTCAACCCTTACCTCAACCCTCCTTTGCCCcattcacacacccactcacatccTCCCCATCAACACCCATCTAGTATGGGATATGGCATGCCTACACCCATGCAAGGAGGACCACCTCCACCTGGAATGCTTCCCCCACAGCAACCCTCAAACCAGGCTGTCAGCTCTGCGCTCTCCACTGCCCCTGTCATGTCAGTGGATGAGGAGCTCATGGAAGAGATGAACACTTTACATCTGGGATATATTGAGACCGAGGACTCCCCACACAAGCTTGAGCAACGGGAGAAGCTGGAAA GAGTAATAATGGAGTACTTAGCAATCACACCCCATTCTCATAAGTTCATGTTTCACCAAATTTCTGATGTTCTGGAGAGAAGTATCAACAGCATTAATGACTTCAGTGCATATAATGCTGCCTGCGCATTTGATGCCCTGGCCCAGTATGCAGCAAATTTGATAGCACAGCCATGGAGAAAGGAGTTTCGGGAACTGAAG CTCTATAGTGGCTTCTGGGTTCATCAAGTAGCACGTCACTTAGCTGGGGCTGAGACAGTCCTGGCCCTCATGGGCTATGTTCCCCACAGCAGTACCTCCACAGGGTCTTCTGAGGGTGCCGATCCTGCCTGCCTTGTCCTGGAAGGGGTTCTTGACCCTGACCTTATTTCAAGGCTCTCCCTTGATTGTTTGATTGCTTACTGTGAATGTCAG GTACTGAAGAAGATCAGTGAAGGAGTTCGTGAATTTGGCCTGACGTGGAGGCAAATCCTGCAGTTCCGGCAGTTGCATGTTGGAGGTGTTGATGTCACTGTGAGGCACCTCCTCTTTACCCTGAGGCAACGGTTACAACCACAGATTCAGAGTGAATCCAGTCATAGACAG ACTCCGTCTTCAACTGGGCCACCCCTCCCAATTCGTCAGGGATCAGCAGGAACCACTTCTAGTACGCCTGCTTCACTTGCAGCCACCCAGCAGCCCCCATCTTCAGTTCACACTACCCAGGAGAAATCCACTGGAGACCAGCGCATTTCCTTGGAGCAAGCACGTTCGGCCCAAGTGGGGATGGGTGCCAGCAGCAACAGCACGGTGGGAGACCAGCGAGGAggatatcaccaccatcaccatcacttccaccaccttcatcaccacccaACCAATCAGGCTCCTCAGCACTCGGTCTCCACGGCAGTTTCCAGCCACAACTCTGTGTCAGCCTCACAGTCACCTGGACCTCAGCCTGCCccacctctctcttgctctcgcagTGCTGATACACCTGATACTG CAAAAAGCATAAGCAGTTTGGGATTGGGGGCACCTGCTGGCCAGGTGCCTACAGCTAAACTTATAGACCTTGACTCCACACATGAAGCCTTACCTTCCCCAAGGGCATCTCAGCTCTTACCAAAG gTACTTCCTCACAAACGGAGTTCCAAGTCAACAGTAGCTGGCAGCCGCATTCTACCTCCTTTAGAAAATTCCGAGCCCTGCCCACCTGCTCCACCTCCACCAGAGGTGTTTCAGCCTGGCACCTTAGATGAACATCTAGAAGCCACTTTGTCCATTGTGAAAGACCCCAATAGAAACTCGGCTAGTCTTACCACCCCTAATGATCAGGGAGCAAGTTCCTGGGAGAACTGGGACTTTGTGTTTCGGGGCCTAGAGAAGAGAGGCTACAACAAAGACATTGGTGACCGGGGAGACATTCTCCACCAAATGACCAGGCAGAACTTATATTCAGAAACAGCACAAGGCAAGAATAATAATCTGAATAACAAGAAGGATATCACAAAGAACAAGCCTCTGTCTATCAACCAAGCGTTGCAGGCAATGGCACTTAATGAGACCCGTGAAAGAGTGGAAAGACCCTCCAGTTCAAGCAAAAgttctcattccttatctcacagtgGTGGCCCTGATGTCTTCCCCAACCTTACCAAGAGGAACAGTTTGTATGATAACATCTCTGCTGGCTTTGAGACAGCCCCTCAGGACAGCGATGACTGTGAAGAAAGAAAGCCAGttctaaagaaaacaaataatattatgagaacagaaaacaaattagacctgagtaataagaacaatataagTACTTCTTCATCTCCAAGAAGTATGAGCATGAGCAGTAAGGGATCACACTCCAGACAAGAACTCCCTTCAGAAACTTCTCGCTCTACCACAACTGCACTTACACTCCAGCAAGCCAGCATCACCACCAGCACTCCCCAGTCAAGAGAAGCACTGCCTTCCAAGGAAAGCTTTGTACTTGCCCCATGGGCATGCTCTGCTTGTACGTTCCTAAATGACAGGGACCGCAACGTTTGTGACATGTGTGGAAAGTCTCGCATGCCTGGTCCAGAAGTGAAGCCTCTCGTTTCTGGTGGGCGACAGTGTCCTCAGTGCACTTTTATAAATGAGAGAGATGCTCAGGATTGTTCTGTTTGTGGAGAACACCTAGAGGGATCTTCCACATACATCTAA